The genome window AAGGAGTTTGCCAATTGGATGTTCACTTCATTAGGAAAAACGTTTTCGTTTACTAACCCAATTCTCTTAGTTAGTGGATTCTTAATCAGGATATCGCAAACCATGACAACAAAATAACTCTAGTACAGCCTGATAGACTCGGACATTCATTTCTGGAAAGACAAATGCAACTTCTCCAGGAGCAAGTTGTAACCTTTCAATAGACTGCTCGATTACAAATGGCACCCCATTATTTCGAGAGCACATTTTAGATAGCCAACATCCGACCAAGAGACTACGTAATCGAACGATTTTTCCAATGTAATCACGCTCCGTGTTGCATGGTAGCATAGGTTAGGGAAAAAGAATACTCGAGGAATCAGCTATTTTTCTTAGCATATTAACTTGTTATTAGTATTATTAAACAACAACAGATGTTCCTCTATATTTTTAGAAGTTCTTTCATTTTTAGAAGTTCTTTCATTGATGAATGTGAATCGGTTCAATAATTTAAGGAGTTTTAACTATGGAACGAACTCTACCTACCATTCCTGAGGTAGCCAAAATTCAAGGAATCACCAGAGAACGATCGTATTTATTAGCTCGATCAGAGATGCTCCCCGTCGTTCGAATTGGACAAGGATGTCATATTGACGTAGAATTACTGAATAACTGGATTGAAAAAGGTAAGCTGGATCCTAGAAAGCAACCTAGGCGATCAATCAAGATTCAGGACCTATAGGATCGCTTTTTGCGAAACGTAAAAAAGCCCGAAAGATATCAGACTTTCCTACGATGTGAATCTCTATAAAATAGAGTGACTTTATTATAGCATTGAGTATGTTTTGTTTCAACTAAAGTATATTCACGTAAAGACAATATTTCATATTACATGACTGCCTACTTAAATTAATTTTATGATATTTTGCAACAATTGCACTCACTGAAACCGCCTGTTTTCCACAGGCGGTCTTTTTTTTACTTCTACTTCAAAGAAACGCTTACACAGTTGGACCAATCAATGTTGCGATCTCCCTCTGATAGCCAAACTTTTTTGAAAAACTCAATCAAGGCTACCTCGAAAATCTCCTTCTGGGATATATTCATTTCCTGGATAAACTCCTTTACTAATTGATCTAATCCTTATGCCATGTGTACGGATTTGGTAACGTGTACTCCACGGACAATATATCTCGGGATCTGGTCCACGACCGATTCAATGGACAAGAGGTTACCCAATAATCTCTCTTGGTGTTTTTCAAGAAGATCCAACAATGGCAGATAGCGTTCAAGCCCAACATGAGCACTAGGTAAGTGAATCCCGCTTGATAGATTTACTTGCACGCTTTGATGAGGATCGTCATTCTGTATGCCAGTGAAAACATACGTACCACCTTCGTCATTCCAGGTTAATTCCGAAAGTATTTATACCTGAGACAAGTCTTATGACACTCTCCAAGCAGTTCTTCATACAATTTCATACTTTTTTCAGAACCATTACAGAAATATGGTTTATAACAATAATTGAAGATACGCCCTCAGAGCAAGGGAATTATGGAGGTTTAATGCTATGAAAAAAACCCATCGTTTTGTTGCACTGTTAACTGTCATGGCGATTACCGCGTCTTTGGCAGTTCCAGCATTTGCAAAAAGCGCCGATGACAAAGAAGGAGTTGCCAGCATCTTTACCACAATGGTTGGCGAAAATCACAATATTACCAACCCTACCGTTGAAGAGGATGCTCCAACTACAACACCATCCACAACACCTACAGATGGTACCGTTGTGACTCCTACTGGGACATCCACACCAGAACTGGTTAACGCTGTCGACATTCCTACCATCATGGGCTGGGGCTGGATGACATTTCCAGAAACAAGCGACAAAGGCGGTAACTAAGAGGCTGCAAAAATAGTCGTACCTTGGTCAAGACTGAAAAAGACTACTTTCAATTTGGTGATCACTTTCCGATATTCTATCGGAGAAAGGTCGCCAATTTTTTTTGTGAAGCGATAATTGTTGATTTTTCACTTATCAATCTTAAACTGATTAGATCAGGCCCCTTATCCCCTAGGTCAAATGTAATGGCGACATCAGAATGGTACAGGCCGAGCTTGACTATTCTTGTAGCACAGTACTACCGGCTGGAGGATTGCTTCCCTCATTTGGATCGCAATTCCAAACCTATATCCAAACAGGGCTTTCGTTTCGATTCCCAACTGTGCAAGTGACTTTTCATCACACGCGGCGTTACAAGCGAAAAAGGGATGAACCGTACTTTTTTACTGAATTGGCAAACTCCCACAAACAGAGTATTCCGCAGTTCTACGATAGACCCCTATCGTCAATTTTTATTTGGTCTAGCACTTATTCTGAAGAGAAATCGGCTATTATTTAGCCCACTAAAGGTTAGCTTAATATTAGCTTTCTGAGCCAAGAGAATCATGATGCTCACACCAGCACCTAAAAAGAGGGCAACCAAGAAATCAACGTCCTTGTAGTTAAACATCCAGTAAATGAAACCAACGATGGCCCCTCCGATGGCCCACTTTACAATCGTCCCCATTCCATTCTCTCCTTTGCATGAATCGCTGCTTCCTTGCTCATTCCTGAACATGTCCGCATTGATTTATATCAATTAGCATTAGCTATTAGTAAGTTGGCCGGTTGCCTTACGAATTGTTTCGTAATCATTGAATGTTTTCGTCAAAAACTCCACGGCTTCCAAGTTACCAAGCAATCTCCCATCAGCAGCAACGTACGAAACATCGAATGTACCGTTATCGTTGATCTCAAACTTTAGTCGCAACTCGTAGTTTTCCATCTCCGAGTAGTACAGACCGGAAAACTCTACGAATTTCTTCCCATTGGACTCGGTGTAGGTCCACTTTGGTTCAGAGTGCAAGTACTCTAGCACCTCACCAAGTGGTTCCTGCTGAGTACTTCTGGAGTGAACTGCTCTTGATGGCCTCCACATACTTTTTACCTGGATCAGCGGCTTCCTCAATCTTTCCCTGTACATCCACGCCCATCCATGAAGCGATGAGCCAAACAGCTACTACAATGATACCTAGACTGGTCATGAACCCATAAAACTTGTTCACACCGTTGAGTATCTTTTTCCCTGCTCCCATTCCTTCCGCTTCCTCCCTTGATGACTTTTAGCCTATCTATTTTTGTAAACTTGATTGTCGGAACATAGAAGATTTCATCGTATTTAGTAGAATCTTCCTATATTACCTTATAGGCGTTATTTAATAGTCAAATACTATTTATAGTGTGTGTAAATGATTTTTCCCCTCTAGTACGCTTGACTTGAGGTGGGACCAAATGGAAGAGAGTACGAAACAACTCGCAAAAATGCTAGGTGATCGAATTCGCAGTCTCCGTCTGGATCTAGGGCTTAGCCAGGAGCAGCTAGGTGAGCGGTCTGGACTGCACACCAACTACATTGGCCAAATCGAGCGGGGAGAGAAGAACCTTACCCTCGAAACCCTGCTGAAAATTGCCCGTAGCTTAGTAACTTCCTTGGAGCAGCTCCTGCATTCCATTGATCCGCTTGATCCTCACACCCCTCTTGGGCAAATTGTCGTGATGCTCTCTGAACGTCCTGTTACGGATCAGGCACTAGTTTTAGCATTGATGAAAACTGTGTTTACGTGGGAAGACGAAAAGCGGAAGTAAGTCACAGTGGACTTTCTTCCGCTTGTTTTTTTGCGCTAGGGAATTGGCAGGCGAGAACAGTCATTTCCCACCGCACCGAAAAGATCTCCTTCCGCAGCTTTTCTTCCCACTGCTGAATCCATTCGCAGATGTCCCCGAACTGTTTCCTGACAGGTTTCCCCTCTTTGTTTGTAGACGAGCTCATCTTTCAAAAGGGACATGGCTTGTTCGCATGTTCGCACACTTCGTATCAATGTGTCCTCCTTGTTGACAAACTCCTCGTATTTTTCCTGTACTGAATTCATGACAATCTCCTCCTATTCCGTTTTACAGCAGGGCTACAGCCTTCTCCTTGTCCTGTCTGCTGGTGTTGATGTAGTAGTGGGCCGTCGTCTGAATGTGCGCGTGTCCTGCAAGCTTTGAAACCGTTGTGAGTGGCACACCCTTTTTGAGCAGACGAGAACAAAAAGTATGACGGAATTTGTGTGGGTACAGCTTGAAACTAAGCTGCTTCTCCAAGCCTTCCAGCAGCGTATTCACTGCATTCTTGTGCATCCTCTCTGCTCGTTGACTGAGAAGCAGGTAGGGACTTTCTCGATGCTTGTTTTCCTGCCGTTCGGTTCGGATGTACGCTTTGATCAAATCCACCAGATCAGGACGAAGCGGAATCTCTCGGTACTTCCCTTACCCGTCACCCGAAGCGTGTTGGTGAGATAGTCCAGATCACTGACCTGAATGCCGCAAAGCTCGCTCACACGAACACCAGTGTACAGAAGCAGCCAAACGATGAGGTGGTTCCGCAAGCTGATCTTGCTCCTATCCTGGACAAGGAACAGCAGCTGGTTCACCTCCTGCTCCGAGAACACCTCCACCTCTCCCTCACTACCAGCGGCCACCTTGATCCTGTCTTTCCGTAGCGTGACAACCTGTTCTGTGGTCAGCTTACGGTCGATCAGGAACAGATTGAACGCCTGTAGCGAATTGATCTTCTTGTTAATGGTGGCCACCGCGTACTTGTTCTCCATGAGGTGGCTTTTGTAGCTGGAGACGTAGAAGCGTTTCAGATCGATCGGCCGCTCAACGCCCATCCCTTCCAGGTACACACAAAAGGCTTTCACGTCGCCCACGTAGGATTCAATTGTCTTGGGCGCGATCCCGTTCTCCACTAGGTACTGCTCAAACTCATCAATCGGGTCCATCGTTTTCCCTCCTGAAACAGAAAAATGCCCTGCTGCCTTTTGATCGGCGCAGGGCGGTTACTCTCTACTTCCAGTCGTGAATTTCCGAAAGGCATGCCACATCTCGGCCTCATCGTTACTCCATGCCTGACGAACATCCTCAGGGTCAAGGATGCGGTAGTGCTCGGTGAAGATGTTCTTTTGTAGCCTCCAGCCGTTTCTCCTATCCAGGGTGTCCCAGAAGAAGCTCCCTCCTAAAGTTTTTGTGGGTAAGTTCGGAAAAAGCATGATCATTCACTCCCTTTCTTTGTATTGATCCACTTATTTGCCTGAGAGGAAGGACTTCTCCAGTTGTACGTAAAATGGATCAGCCAATTGACTGACCCATGTAAGGGCCTTTTGAATTTTCCCTCGGTACTTCGACCCCTCTTCTTCCCACACTTCCTCCCAGACTACATCTACGGTACCTTTCTCTTGCAGGAGGTTTACGTAGACATCAATCCCATGGATCAGATCAGAATGCTTGCTTTTCAAAACCATTCTTACCATGTGTGTTGACGCACCTACCTCTTTATAAGCCCGCCTACCTTCGTTGTCATCCTTGTCTCCATACCGACTGCTTTCACCTGGTTTGCGGGGCTGAAATGGCAGAGTCTCCGCAACCTCATTAAACAGTTTGGCAGTAGCAGCCAAGATCCAAAGATCCTCATAGGAATCTTCATTTCCCTCCATCCCAGACCCCTGTTACAGCATGTCCAGGATGAGCTTGTTTACTTGATCCATTTGATCCTCCTCTATGAATTACTGTCTTCCACCAAATTAATAATATAAATTTTCAGTCTATTTTGATGCGATTAAATCAAAAGACGCCTTAGCCTGAGTGCAGGCTAAAGGGCAATTACGGCGACTGACTACAGTTTTTATAGATTGAAGCGAAAGGACAATGGACAGGTTTCTTGCTGGGAATAGAGAGCTGAGTTGCGGAGGAGGAGTCGAAACCTTTTTCAGCGAGTTTCTGAAGCGTTTTTCAGTGAGTACCAACAAAAGAAAAGAGCCTCCACATGGGTAGACTCTCTCAGTTTGATTCATGAATAAATGCTGCTTCTAAAAGAAATCATTGCTGTTAGCTCCGCTTATTGTAATCGTGACGTTGGCTTTTTTCGCTACAATTTTAAAAGTACCTGCACTCACTTTCACTGCTGTCGCCTGCACACCTTCTGACGTCAATTCATCGTTGATTACGTCTACCAGATCGTCCATGTCGTCGAGCTTCCACTCCAAGGTAATCGTTGCTGTCTTTGATCCGTCACTGATGGTAAAGGAACGGTTTTTGCTGGTGTCCGTATTGCTTCCATAAGCCGTGTCCGTATCAAAGAATTCATCCCAATCATCACCGCCGATCGTGATCACATTACTTGACCCGGTCTGGAAGCGTGAAACGGAAAAGGTATCACCAAATCCTATGCCAGCCATGGTTCTTTGCCCCAGCTCAATGTGATGGTCGTTATAATACTGCTGGATGAAACTATCCGCGGCGGAACCCATCACCTGCCCAGTGGTAAAACCGTTTAACGGGATATCCCAGGTCAGATCCACATTCACTGTAATTTGTCCATCCGAGACGGTGAAGTGTTTGGGGTTGCTCGCGAAGTTGGTATTGGCGATCGGTCTGCTGGTGAGTCGAGCCTGTCCCGCATAGATCGTCGAAAAGTCAAACTGGGTAATTTCCTTACTGATAATTTCTTGTATAACTTCGCTATTCCTGACTAACTACTTTTTTAACAAGCAGTTTTCGATCAGGCCTACACCGTGCGGGCGACTTTCATCGCACACGGCGTGCCATCAGCGGATGATGAATCAAACAAACACCAAATAGGATTGCAGAAATCCTTCTTCTGCAATCCTACGTAGTTGGTATTCAATTGTAGCCTTGAGAAACTACAACGCCCATTGTAAGTTCTCGTATCCTTCTTATCCGCTGACTGGGTTCCTTCGCTCCGGCCAGTTTTCTCCTCCCCGCCTGTGTTACCACTACGGGTTCAAACGGCAAGCCATCCACACTACTACGAACCCGCTGCCATCTTATCAGCCTCACTGGTGCTAACCCACCTCTTCTGATAAGACTTCAAACGTTCCATTCTGTCTATCCCTTGTTTTGATGACCTTAGGTTTCCACTATTCAGGAATGAGAACGACCAGTTTAACAGTCCAAATTCTTCTGATCGCCACCATATTATTTCACATATAGGGATGAATACTAACCTGCTAGCATTTATCCTAGCACTCATTATCTCATCCTGGGTCAACATGGATTTCTCTCGTAACCATAGCCATCTTTAAGGAGCCCCGCCTCTTCCGAGTACGACTTCACCTGACTTCACCCCTTCGGCATGTTAGCGCCTCACTGGATGCAGGAGGATTAGGCACATGATGTTGGACTGTTATCATGGACAGGAATTTCACCTATCTATTCAACAGAACAGTTAGAGAGCCCCATATTAGGAACAATTAATATGTCTTATCGTGGGGCCTTCTCCACCTCTTTCGCTCTTTTAGCTTATGAAGTAACGTTTCGTTTAATTATTCAGCAGGCTTGAGATTGAACCATACTTGTGTTGCTCCTGCTTCAGGTCCAGCTACGATAGTACCATCAGCCGTTACATAAACTGGATCTGCAAGTACTACAGCAGTATCAGTTACATAAGGAGTAGGATTATCTACAGCAGCATCTAACCAAACAACTGGCGCATTTGTCTTGGATCCTGGCGTGTAAGTTAGAGTAGCACCCAATGTAAATTCAACATTAGAAGCTGTATCGTGCTCTACTTCAATTCCGCCCCATGCGTTTCCGGTTAAAGCAATACTTCCCTTAAGAGCAACTGTTGCATCGTCAAGAATAGTTAGTCCTGCTTGTTTGCTGTCTTTAATAATAACATTCTCAAGAACAGCATGTACATTTGTACCAAATACTTCGACTAAGTTATCAGTAAGATTTGCAGTAGTAGTTACAGTTAGGTTTTTAACATTTGCATTTGCATTAATACCTAATCCTGAAGCTATTTGAGACTGTCCATTTCCATTCAACGTCAAAGTATGATTTTGACCATCAATAGTTACCGCTTTGTCAACAAGGATTTTATCAGTAACTTCAATGTTTCCTGCTAATTTAATTGTATCTCCAGCTTGTGCACTTGCTAATGCAGCGATTAATTCAGATTCTGTATCAATTGCTACAACCAACTTCGCAACCGCTGCGTCAACCTTTGCCTCTTGAGCATCAACTTCAGCTTGTGTTGCGTTTGTGTCGTTCAGTACTGCTTCAGCTGCATCAATTACATTTGCCAAGTCAGCTGCTGTCCAAGACTCAGGAGTGTAGTCTGTTTCAACTTTTGCTTTCGCTCCGTTGATTTTTGTTGTCAGATCAGCTTTATCTACTACTACTGGCGTTTTTTCTACAAGCTTCGCAACCGCTGCGTCAACCTTTGCCTCTTGAGCATCAACTTCAGCTTGTGTTGCGTTTGTGTCGTTCAGTACTGCTTCAGCTGCATCAATTACATTTGCCAAGTCAGCTGCTGTCCAAGACTCAGGAGTGTAGTCTGTTTCAACTTTTGCTTTCGCTCCGTTGATTTTTGTTGTCAGATCAGCTTTATCCACTACTACTGGCGTTTTTTCTACAAGCTTCGCAACCGCTGCGTCAACCTTTGCCTCTTGAGCATCAACTTCAGCTTGTGTTGCGTTTGTGTCGTTCAGTACTGCTTCAGCTGCATCAATTACATTTGCCAAGTCAGCTGCTGTCCAAGACTCAGGAGTGTAGTCTGTTTCAACTTTTGCTTTCGCTCCGTTGATTTTTGTTGTCAGATCAGCTTTATCCACTACTACTGGCGTTTTTTCTACAAGCTTCGCAACCGCTGCGTCAACCTTTGCCTCTTGAGCATCAACTTCAGCTTGTGTTGCGTTTGTGTCGTTCAGTACTGCTTCAGCTGCATCAATTACATTTGCCAAGTCAGCTGCTGTCCAAGACTCAGGAGTGTAGTCTGTTTCAACTTTTGCTTTCGCTCCGTTGATTTTTGTTGTCAGATCAGCTTTATCCACTACTACTGGCGTTTTTTCTACAAGCTTCGCAACCGCTGCGTCAACCTTTGCCTCTTGAGCATCAACTTCAGCTTGTGTTGCGTTTGTGTCGTTCAGTACTGCTTCAGCTGCATCAATTACATTTGCCAAGTCAGCTGCTGTCCAAGACTCAGGAGTGTAGTCTGTTTCAACTTTTGCTTTCGCTCCGTTGATTTTTGTTGTCAGATCAGCTTTATCCACTACTACTGGCGTTTTTTCTACAAGCTTCGCAACCGCTGCGTCAACCTTTGCCTCTTGAGCATCAACTTCAGCTTGTGTTGCGTTTGTGTCGTTCAGTACTGCTTCAGCTGCATCAATTACATTTGCCAAGTCAGCTGCTGTCCAAGACTCAGGAGTGTAGTCTGTTTCAACTTTTGCTTTCGCTCCGTTGATTTTTGTTGTCAGATCAGCTTTATCCACTACTACTGGCGTTTTTTCTACAAGCTTCGCAACCGCTGCGTCAACCTTTGCCTCTTGAGCATCAACTTCAGCTTGTGTTGCGTTTGTGTCGTTCAGTACTGCTTCAGCTGCATCAATTACATTTGCCAAGTCAGCTGCTGTCCAAGACTCAGGAGTGTAGTCTGTTTCAACTTTTGCTTTCGCTCCGTTGATTTTTGTTGTCAGATCAGCTTTATCCACTACTACTGGCGTTTTTTCTACAAGCTTCGCAACCGCTGCGTCAACCTTTGCCTCTTGAGCATCAACTTCAGCTTGTGTTGCGTTTGTGTCGTTCAGTACTGCTTCAGCTGCATCAATTACATTTGCCAAGTCAGCTGCTGTCCAAGACTCAGGAGTGTAGTCTGTTTCAACTTTTGCTTTCGCTCCGTTGATTTTTGTTGTCAGATCAGCTTTATCCACTACTACTGGCGTTTTTTCTACAAGCTTCGCAACCGCTGCGTCAACCTTTGCCTCTTGAGCATCAACTTCAGCTTGTGTTGCGTTTGTGTCGTTCAGTACTGCTTCAGCTGCATCAATTACATTTGCCAAGTCAGCTGCTGTCCAAGACTCAGGAGTGTAGTCTGTTTCAACTTTTGCTTTCGCTCCGTTGATTTTTGTTGTCAGATCAGCTTTATCCACTACTACTGGCGTTTTTTCTACAAGCTTCGCAACCGCTGCGTCAACCTTTGCCTCTTGAGCATCAACTTCAGCTTGTGTTGCGTTTGTGTCGTTCAGTACTGCTTCAGCTGCATCAATTACATTTGCCAAGTCAGCTGCTGTCCAAGACTCAGGAGTGTAGTCTGTTTCAA of Brevibacillus choshinensis contains these proteins:
- a CDS encoding helix-turn-helix domain-containing protein; translated protein: MEESTKQLAKMLGDRIRSLRLDLGLSQEQLGERSGLHTNYIGQIERGEKNLTLETLLKIARSLVTSLEQLLHSIDPLDPHTPLGQIVVMLSERPVTDQALVLALMKTVFTWEDEKRK
- a CDS encoding flagellin hook IN motif-containing protein; the protein is MNVDLTWDIPLNGFTTGQVMGSAADSFIQQYYNDHHIELGQRTMAGIGFGDTFSVSRFQTGSSNVITIGGDDWDEFFDTDTAYGSNTDTSKNRSFTISDGSKTATITLEWKLDDMDDLVDVINDELTSEGVQATAVKVSAGTFKIVAKKANVTITISGANSNDFF
- a CDS encoding FIVAR domain-containing protein, producing the protein MSLKKKVSVFAVMSTLALNSLVGTAFAAINVSDSNVTNLTVNTDTELNISGTTSVTGNVNLKAKTTIYPTGNKVDFSKSNVTLAPKVDSTFDLGGVKTNKIVIGSDHVTTVNGFVAPTSGVESTPGVTNAPEFTDVSGNPVEPEIKPQPVVVDKADLTTKINGAKAKVETDYTPESWTAADLANVIDAAEAVLNDTNATQAEVDAQEAKVDAAVAKLVEKTPVVVDKADLTTKINGAKAKVETDYTPESWTAADLANVIDAAEAVLNDTNATQAEVDAQEAKVDAAVAKLVEKTPVVVDKADLTTKINGAKAKVETDYTPESWTAADLANVIDAAEAVLNDTNATQAEVDAQEAKVDAAVAKLVEKTPVVVDKADLTTKINGAKAKVETDYTPESWTAADLANVIDAAEAVLNDTNATQAEVDAQEAKVDAAVAKLVEKTPVVVDKADLTTKINGAKAKVETDYTPESWTAADLANVIDAAEAVLNDTNATQAEVDAQEAKVDAAVAKLVEKTPVVVDKADLTTKINGAKAKVETDYTPESWTAADLANVIDAAEAVLNDTNATQAEVDAQEAKVDAAVAKLVEKTPVVVDKADLTTKINGAKAKVETDYTPESWTAADLANVIDAAEAVLNDTNATQAEVDAQEAKVDAAVAKLVEKTPVVVDKADLTTKINGAKAKVETDYTPESWTAADLANVIDAAEAVLNDTNATQAEVDAQEAKVDAAVAKLVEKTPVVVDKADLTTKINGAKAKVETDYTPESWTAADLANVIDAAEAVLNDTNATQAEVDAQEAKVDAAVAKLVEKTPVVVDKADLTTKINGAKAKVETDYTPESWTAADLANVIDAAEAVLNDTNATQAEVDAQEAKVDAAVAKLVEKTPVVVDKADLTTKINGAKAKVETDYTPESWTAADLANVIDAAEAVLNDTNATQAEVDAQEAKVDAAVAKLVEKTPVVVDKADLTTKINGAKAKVETDYTPESWTAADLANVIDAAEAVLNDTNATQAEVDAQEAKVDAAVAKLVVAIDTESELIAALASAQAGDTIKLAGNIEVTDKILVDKAVTIDGQNHTLTLNGNGQSQIASGLGINANANVKNLTVTTTANLTDNLVEVFGTNVHAVLENVIIKDSKQAGLTILDDATVALKGSIALTGNAWGGIEVEHDTASNVEFTLGATLTYTPGSKTNAPVVWLDAAVDNPTPYVTDTAVVLADPVYVTADGTIVAGPEAGATQVWFNLKPAE